Proteins encoded together in one Chiloscyllium plagiosum isolate BGI_BamShark_2017 chromosome 50, ASM401019v2, whole genome shotgun sequence window:
- the LOC122544512 gene encoding histone H4 type VIII-like: MSGRCKGGKGLGKGGAKRHRKVLRDNIQGITKPAIRLARRGGVKCISGLIYEETRGVLKVLLENVIRDAVTYTEHAKRKTVATMDVVYTLNHQNRTLYGFGGRG, translated from the coding sequence ATGTCTGGAAGATGCAAAGGAGGAAAAGGCCTGGGAAAAGGTGGAGCGAAACGGCACCGCAAAGTGCTCCGTGATAACATCCAGGGCATCACGAAACCAGCCATCCGCCTGGCTCGCCGTGGCGGGGTCAAATGCATCTCGGGCTTGATCTACGAGGAGACCCGCGGGGTGCTGAAGGTTTTGCTGGAGAATGTGATCAGGGATGCGGTCACCTACACTGAGCACGCCAAGCGCAAGACGGTCGCCaccatggatgtggtgtatactCTGAATCACCAAAACCGCACCCTCTATGGATTCGGCGGCCGAGGATAA